The genomic window TTTAGTAAAGAGGGGAGTGTAGGTACTGTTTGCAAGGCACGGTTGCAAGATGAAACGGGAGAAATTACGCTCACTTTGTGGAATGAGCAGGTTGATCAAGTAAAGGTAGGGGATACTATTAAGATTGTAAATGGATATGTTGGTGAATGGCAGGGAGAGTTACAATTATCCACAGGTAAATTTGGCAAGTTGGAAGTGGTAGAGAGTAAGAATCATCAAGAAGAAGGGGCCGATATTGGATTTGATGAAGAAGAGATTGAATAGAAACTCTTTTAAACCAGAATTCTGATTTCAGCATATACCGGGACGGTAGCTCAATCTGGGAGAGCACACGACTGAAGATCGTGGTGTTGAGGGTTCAAATCCCTCTCGTCCCATTCTCCTTAGTTTTAACAAGGATCTAAGCTCAAGGATTTGAACCGCCTTATTTTTTCCCTTTTCGAGCAAATGTTTCAGCAACGTCAATAACGTATTTACCGTCTTCAAGACGGTAGATAAGAGGGTTTTCAGAATCAAATAATTGAACGAGATCGAGTTCAAACTTTCCAGGTTTAGTAACGCGGATGCTCTCAAAATCAAGAACGACAGGAGCATCATCCTTTGCATGAACCATGTCAAGAACATCTTTTTCAACTTGCTTCCTCTCCTTCGGAGTGAGTTGCTCAGTTACTTCTTTAGCTTTTTCAAGCGCTTCTTTTCTCACATAGAAGAAGAGGCGAGCTCCACATGAACAACCTGTAAGAATTTCAGAAGAGCCGTCCTGGTAAATTGTTCCGCAACGAACGCATTGATGAGGCATCTATTTCTTCTTCCTCCTGCTTTTTTTCATGAGCAGGCTGATCTTGTGAGGGTCCTTTTTGATTTCTTTGACAATTGTTGCTGGACCTACGATAGTAAGACCTTGCCTGTCTCCAATAAGGTAGTTTGCTATTGCCATTTTTGCCCTCTCAATTGCATCCATGTTCTCTACTTCTGGTTGAATAACTGCAAGCTCAACACCCTTAAACTCCTTGTTAATCTCCTCCATGGTTGTCTTGATAAGTTCGGTTTCTTCTTCTTGACGAAGCCTTCCTTGAAGGAGTACAATCTTGTCTTTTTTCACGCTTTTGAGAATCCTGCGGATACGTCCAAGACCGCTTAAGTGTGCAATTTCTGAATAGGGAATGATTTCTAATTCGAGTCCGTTCATCCTACAAGTACGAAGAGCGCTTCATAGAGCGCGTCAATGTTTTTCTTTTTCTTTGCTGAGATACCCACAACGTCGTATTGGGG from Candidatus Woesearchaeota archaeon includes these protein-coding regions:
- a CDS encoding DNA-binding protein; translated protein: MNIAQLQPRQGQVELVARVKSKESPRTFSKEGSVGTVCKARLQDETGEITLTLWNEQVDQVKVGDTIKIVNGYVGEWQGELQLSTGKFGKLEVVESKNHQEEGADIGFDEEEIE
- a CDS encoding DUF2073 domain-containing protein, with amino-acid sequence MNGLELEIIPYSEIAHLSGLGRIRRILKSVKKDKIVLLQGRLRQEEETELIKTTMEEINKEFKGVELAVIQPEVENMDAIERAKMAIANYLIGDRQGLTIVGPATIVKEIKKDPHKISLLMKKSRRKKK